The following coding sequences are from one Oryzisolibacter sp. LB2S window:
- a CDS encoding helix-turn-helix transcriptional regulator, translating into MPTHTAPHQSADAVAAQAQTQAQAPRATRVLSYVESLTPHLFVPSRARPVRAKHRELRADTHVRPHSHPWAQVAISTSGVLRLTVPHGAYIVPPSRALWIPPGVEHAVTMVEDADLRTLYFHQPPGRCGPGVAREQEDPWRQCRVLEVSDLLRALVREMPTEPDDGAPLPPEALERERHLSALIQDELRRAQSVRLGVDLPRDKRLRLLCEAVIADPTLHETLADWAQDTGASPRTVARLFRQELGCTFTQWRQQVILARAVALAAGRRPINQIAAELGYNSPSAFSAMVRRTVGMPPARFVGMHSGALQGA; encoded by the coding sequence ATGCCAACCCATACTGCACCGCACCAATCTGCCGACGCCGTGGCCGCCCAGGCACAGACCCAGGCCCAGGCGCCGCGTGCGACACGCGTGCTGTCCTATGTGGAGTCGCTCACGCCGCACCTGTTCGTGCCCAGCCGTGCGCGCCCGGTGCGCGCCAAGCACCGCGAGCTGCGCGCCGACACCCATGTGCGCCCGCACAGCCACCCCTGGGCGCAGGTGGCCATCTCCACCAGCGGCGTGCTGCGCCTGACGGTGCCGCATGGCGCCTACATCGTGCCGCCCTCGCGCGCGCTGTGGATTCCGCCCGGCGTGGAACATGCCGTGACCATGGTCGAGGACGCCGACCTGCGCACGCTCTACTTCCACCAGCCGCCCGGGCGCTGCGGCCCCGGCGTGGCGCGCGAGCAGGAGGATCCGTGGCGCCAATGCCGCGTGCTGGAGGTGTCCGACCTGCTGCGCGCCCTGGTGCGCGAGATGCCCACCGAACCCGACGACGGCGCGCCGCTGCCGCCCGAGGCGCTTGAGCGCGAGCGCCACCTGAGCGCCCTGATCCAGGACGAGCTGCGCCGCGCCCAAAGCGTGCGCCTTGGCGTCGATCTGCCGCGCGACAAGCGCCTGCGCCTGCTGTGCGAGGCGGTGATTGCCGACCCCACGCTGCACGAGACGCTGGCCGACTGGGCGCAGGACACCGGCGCGAGCCCGCGCACCGTGGCGCGGCTGTTCCGTCAGGAGCTAGGCTGCACCTTCACTCAGTGGCGCCAGCAGGTCATCCTCGCGCGCGCCGTGGCCCTGGCCGCGGGCCGGCGGCCCATCAACCAGATCGCGGCCGAGCTGGGCTACAACAGCCCGAGCGCCTTCAGCGCCATGGTGCGGCGCACGGTCGGCATGCCCCCGGCACGATTCGTCGGCATGCACAGCGGTGCGTTGCAGGGCGCGTGA
- a CDS encoding acyl-CoA dehydrogenase family protein: MNFALSPEQEQIRAAIERVCAPFDADYWLRKDMEGGFPHDFHQALAKSGWLGIAMPEEYGGAGLGISEAALMMHTISATGAGLSGASAVHMNIFGLHPAVVFGTDAQKKRWLPPLIQGRDKACFGVTEPNAGLNTLKLQTRAVREGDHYVVHGQKVFISTAQVANKILLLTRTKPVEECKGTEGLTLFYTDLDRSKVEVREIEKLGRKCVDTNQLFIDGLRIPVEDRVGEEGKGFSYILHGMNPERILIAAEAVGLGRAALARAAGYAAEREVFGRPIGKNQGIQHPLAEAWMDLEAAHLMVHKAAWLYDQGQNCGAEANAAKYLAAEAGYRACERAIFTHGGMGYAKEYHVERYLRESWIPRLAPVSPQLILCFIAEKVLGLPKSY; this comes from the coding sequence ATGAACTTCGCACTCAGCCCCGAGCAGGAACAGATCCGCGCCGCCATCGAGCGCGTCTGCGCGCCCTTTGATGCCGATTACTGGCTCAGGAAGGACATGGAGGGCGGCTTCCCGCATGACTTTCACCAGGCGCTGGCCAAATCGGGCTGGCTGGGCATCGCCATGCCCGAGGAATATGGCGGCGCGGGCCTGGGCATCAGCGAGGCGGCGCTGATGATGCACACCATCTCGGCCACGGGCGCGGGCCTGTCGGGCGCGTCGGCCGTGCACATGAACATCTTTGGCCTGCACCCCGCCGTGGTGTTCGGCACCGACGCGCAGAAGAAACGCTGGCTGCCGCCGCTGATCCAGGGCCGGGACAAGGCCTGCTTCGGCGTGACCGAGCCCAATGCGGGCCTGAACACGCTCAAGTTGCAGACGCGCGCGGTGCGCGAGGGCGACCACTACGTCGTGCATGGGCAGAAGGTGTTCATCTCCACGGCCCAGGTGGCCAACAAGATTCTGCTGCTCACGCGCACCAAGCCCGTGGAGGAATGCAAGGGCACGGAGGGGCTGACGCTGTTCTACACGGACCTCGACCGCAGCAAGGTCGAGGTGCGCGAGATCGAAAAGCTCGGCCGCAAATGCGTGGACACCAACCAGCTCTTCATCGACGGCCTGCGCATCCCCGTGGAGGACCGCGTGGGCGAGGAGGGCAAGGGCTTTTCCTACATCCTGCACGGCATGAATCCCGAGCGCATCCTGATCGCCGCCGAGGCTGTGGGCCTGGGCCGCGCGGCCCTTGCGCGCGCCGCGGGCTACGCGGCCGAGCGCGAGGTCTTCGGCCGCCCGATCGGCAAGAACCAGGGCATACAGCACCCGCTGGCCGAGGCCTGGATGGATCTGGAGGCCGCGCACCTCATGGTGCACAAGGCCGCCTGGCTCTACGACCAGGGGCAGAACTGCGGCGCCGAGGCCAACGCCGCCAAGTACCTGGCCGCCGAGGCCGGCTACCGCGCCTGCGAGCGCGCCATCTTCACGCATGGCGGCATGGGCTACGCCAAGGAATACCACGTGGAGCGCTACCTGCGCGAGTCCTGGATCCCACGCCTGGCACCGGTGAGCCCGCAGCTCATCCTGTGCTTCATTGCCGAGAAGGTGCTGGGGCTGCCCAAGTCGTACTGA
- the mnmG gene encoding tRNA uridine-5-carboxymethylaminomethyl(34) synthesis enzyme MnmG, which produces MLYPQEFDVIVVGGGHAGTEAALAAARMGCRTLLLTHNIETLGQMSCNPSIGGIGKGHLVKEVDALGGAMALATDEGGIQFRILNSSKGPAVRATRAQADRILYKAAIRRMLENQPNLWLFQQAVDDLMVEGDRVVGAVTQIGLAFRARAVVLTAGTFLDGKIHVGLNNYAAGRAGDPPAVSLSGRLKELKLPQGRLKTGTPPRIDGRSIDFSKCEEQPGDGMPGGVNEGQLPVFSFMGSATMHPRQVPCWITHTNARTHEIIKSGFDRSPMFTGKIEGVGPRYCPSVEDKINRFADKESHQIFLEPEGLTTHEFYPNGISTSLPFDIQYALVRSMRGLENAHILRPGYAIEYDYFDPRALKSSFETRQIQGLFFAGQINGTTGYEEAAAQGLFAGINAALQCRGEAPWLPRRDEAYLGVLVDDLVTKGVTEPYRMFTSRAEFRLQLREDNADMRLTEAGRRMGLIDDARWDAFSRKRDAVSRETERLKSTWVNPRILAAAESERVLGKAIEREYNLFDLLRRPDVSYDSLMSLDGGRYASADVSRETLGALSEPVIEQVEIAAKYSGYIDRQKDEVQRAAHYEQLRLPAELDYMQVAALSIEVRQKLQKHRPETLGQASRISGVTPAAISLLLVHLKKGGFKGFAAEAAA; this is translated from the coding sequence ATGCTTTACCCCCAGGAATTTGACGTCATCGTCGTCGGCGGCGGCCATGCCGGTACCGAGGCCGCGCTGGCGGCCGCGCGCATGGGTTGCCGCACGCTGCTGCTGACCCACAACATCGAGACCCTGGGCCAGATGAGCTGCAACCCCAGCATAGGGGGCATTGGCAAGGGCCATCTGGTGAAAGAGGTGGACGCGCTCGGCGGCGCCATGGCGCTGGCCACGGACGAGGGCGGCATCCAGTTCCGCATCCTCAACAGCAGCAAGGGACCGGCCGTGCGCGCCACACGTGCCCAGGCCGACCGCATCCTGTACAAGGCCGCCATCCGGCGCATGCTGGAGAACCAGCCGAACCTGTGGCTGTTCCAGCAGGCCGTGGACGACCTGATGGTGGAGGGCGACCGCGTGGTCGGCGCCGTGACGCAGATCGGCCTTGCGTTTCGCGCGCGTGCCGTGGTGCTCACGGCCGGCACCTTTCTCGACGGCAAGATCCATGTGGGCCTGAACAACTACGCCGCCGGCCGGGCAGGGGACCCGCCCGCCGTGAGCCTCTCTGGCAGGCTCAAGGAGCTGAAGCTGCCCCAGGGGCGGCTCAAGACCGGCACGCCGCCGCGCATCGACGGGCGCAGCATCGACTTTTCAAAATGCGAGGAGCAGCCCGGCGACGGCATGCCCGGCGGCGTGAACGAGGGGCAGCTGCCGGTGTTCAGTTTCATGGGCTCGGCGACCATGCACCCGCGCCAGGTGCCGTGCTGGATCACGCACACCAACGCGCGCACGCACGAGATCATCAAGAGCGGCTTTGACCGCAGCCCCATGTTCACCGGCAAGATCGAGGGCGTGGGCCCGCGCTACTGCCCGAGCGTGGAGGACAAGATCAACCGCTTTGCTGACAAGGAGAGCCACCAGATTTTTCTGGAGCCCGAGGGCCTGACCACGCACGAGTTCTACCCCAACGGCATCTCCACCAGCCTGCCGTTCGACATCCAGTACGCACTGGTGCGCAGCATGCGCGGGCTGGAGAACGCCCATATCCTGCGCCCCGGCTACGCCATCGAGTACGACTACTTCGATCCGCGCGCGCTCAAGAGCAGCTTCGAGACGCGGCAGATCCAGGGTCTGTTCTTTGCCGGCCAGATCAACGGCACCACGGGCTACGAGGAGGCAGCGGCCCAGGGCCTGTTTGCCGGCATCAACGCCGCGCTGCAATGCCGCGGCGAGGCGCCCTGGCTGCCGCGCCGTGACGAGGCCTACCTGGGCGTGCTGGTCGACGACCTGGTGACCAAGGGCGTGACCGAGCCCTACCGCATGTTCACCAGCCGCGCCGAGTTCCGCCTGCAGCTGCGCGAGGACAACGCCGACATGCGTCTGACCGAGGCCGGGCGCCGCATGGGCCTGATTGATGACGCGCGCTGGGACGCCTTCAGCCGCAAACGTGATGCCGTTTCACGTGAAACAGAACGCCTGAAGAGCACCTGGGTGAACCCGCGCATCCTCGCCGCGGCCGAGTCCGAGCGCGTGCTGGGCAAGGCCATAGAGCGTGAATACAACCTGTTCGACCTGCTGCGCCGGCCCGATGTGAGTTACGACAGCCTCATGAGCCTGGACGGCGGCCGCTACGCGAGCGCCGATGTTTCACGTGAAACCCTGGGCGCGCTGAGCGAGCCCGTGATCGAGCAGGTGGAGATCGCCGCCAAGTATTCGGGCTACATCGACCGGCAGAAGGACGAGGTGCAGCGCGCCGCGCACTACGAGCAGCTGCGCCTGCCGGCCGAGCTCGATTACATGCAGGTCGCGGCCCTGTCCATCGAGGTGCGGCAGAAGCTGCAGAAGCACCGGCCCGAGACCCTGGGCCAGGCCTCGCGCATCTCGGGCGTGACGCCCGCGGCCATCTCGCTGCTGCTCGTGCACCTGAAGAAGGGCGGCTTCAAGGGCTTTGCCGCGGAGGCCGCGGCATGA
- a CDS encoding AAA family ATPase translates to MAKIFCIANQKGGVGKTTTAVNLAAGLATIGQRVLLVDLDPQGNATMGSGVDKRALELSVYDVLLESASVKEAAVLAEQCGYHVLGANRELAGAEVELVPLEQRERRLKAALAEVDGDYDFVLIDCPPSLSMLTLNGLCSAHGVIVPMQCEYFALEGLTDLVNTIKQVHANLNRELQIIGLLRVMFDPRITLQSQVSAQLKDHFGDKVFDTVIPRNVRLAEAPSYGLPGVVFDPSAKGSQAFVGFAREMVERIKRM, encoded by the coding sequence ATGGCCAAGATTTTCTGCATTGCCAACCAGAAGGGTGGCGTAGGCAAGACCACCACCGCCGTCAACCTCGCCGCCGGCCTCGCAACGATAGGCCAACGCGTGCTGCTCGTGGACCTGGACCCGCAGGGCAATGCCACCATGGGCTCGGGCGTGGACAAGCGCGCGCTGGAGCTGTCCGTGTATGACGTGCTGCTCGAGTCCGCATCTGTCAAGGAGGCCGCCGTGCTTGCCGAGCAATGTGGCTACCACGTGCTCGGCGCGAACCGCGAGCTCGCCGGCGCCGAGGTCGAGCTCGTGCCGCTTGAGCAGCGTGAGCGGCGCCTCAAGGCGGCACTTGCCGAGGTCGATGGCGACTACGACTTCGTGCTCATCGACTGTCCGCCGTCCCTGTCCATGCTGACCCTGAATGGGCTGTGCAGCGCGCATGGCGTGATCGTGCCCATGCAGTGCGAGTACTTCGCGCTCGAGGGTCTGACGGACCTGGTCAATACCATCAAGCAGGTGCACGCCAACCTGAACCGCGAGCTGCAGATCATCGGCCTGCTGCGCGTCATGTTCGACCCGCGCATCACGCTGCAAAGCCAGGTCAGCGCCCAGCTCAAGGACCATTTTGGCGACAAGGTGTTCGACACCGTGATCCCGCGCAACGTACGCCTGGCCGAGGCGCCCAGTTACGGCCTGCCCGGCGTGGTGTTCGACCCATCGGCCAAGGGCAGCCAGGCCTTCGTGGGGTTTGCGCGCGAGATGGTGGAGCGCATCAAGCGCATGTGA
- a CDS encoding cupin domain-containing protein, whose translation MTTSRYLVRAAEVPSYQPANHHHTHNQRLIGPETVGARQMEVLLGTLHKGGGALPHAHPGIEQACYLLEGTARAEVAGEAFDMVPGDMCFFPADQMHVFTVTSEQPVKLLVIYSPPYGESPDKVIRP comes from the coding sequence ATGACTACATCCCGCTACCTGGTGCGCGCCGCCGAGGTACCCAGCTACCAGCCCGCCAACCACCACCACACGCATAACCAGCGCCTGATCGGCCCCGAGACCGTGGGCGCGCGGCAGATGGAGGTGTTGCTGGGCACGCTGCACAAGGGCGGCGGCGCGCTGCCCCATGCGCATCCGGGCATAGAGCAGGCCTGCTATCTGCTCGAGGGCACGGCCCGCGCCGAAGTCGCGGGCGAGGCCTTCGACATGGTGCCGGGCGACATGTGCTTCTTCCCGGCCGACCAGATGCATGTCTTCACCGTCACCAGCGAGCAGCCCGTGAAGCTGCTCGTCATCTACAGCCCGCCCTATGGCGAATCCCCCGACAAGGTCATACGCCCATGA
- the rsmG gene encoding 16S rRNA (guanine(527)-N(7))-methyltransferase RsmG codes for MTTALADRLRAGVRQLGLALDEGQITRLIDFMALLQKWNKVYNLTAVRDPEEMLTHHLLDSLAAVVPLERHLAGGAGRRLLDVGSGGGLPGVVFAICCPDLDVSCVDTVAKKAAFIQQAAAALGLKNLHGIHARVETLTGPYDVVSCRAFAALADFTAWSRRALAPQGVWLAMKGRHPQDEIAALPAQVELFHVEQLHVPGLDAERCICWLRPVA; via the coding sequence ATGACGACCGCGCTGGCGGACCGCCTGCGTGCCGGTGTGCGGCAGCTGGGCCTGGCGCTCGACGAGGGCCAGATCACGCGCCTGATCGACTTCATGGCGCTGCTGCAGAAGTGGAACAAGGTCTACAACCTCACGGCCGTGCGCGATCCCGAGGAAATGCTCACGCACCACCTGCTCGACAGCCTCGCGGCCGTGGTGCCGCTCGAGCGCCATCTGGCCGGCGGGGCAGGGCGGCGCCTGCTGGACGTGGGCAGCGGCGGCGGTCTGCCGGGCGTGGTGTTTGCCATCTGCTGCCCGGATCTGGATGTGAGCTGCGTGGACACCGTGGCCAAGAAGGCGGCCTTCATCCAGCAGGCGGCCGCCGCCCTGGGGCTGAAGAATCTGCATGGCATCCACGCGCGGGTGGAGACGCTGACCGGCCCCTACGACGTGGTGAGCTGCCGCGCCTTCGCCGCACTCGCGGACTTCACGGCCTGGTCGCGCCGGGCGCTCGCGCCGCAGGGCGTGTGGCTGGCGATGAAGGGCCGCCATCCGCAGGACGAGATCGCCGCGCTGCCCGCCCAAGTGGAGCTGTTTCACGTGGAACAGCTGCACGTGCCGGGGCTCGATGCCGAGCGCTGCATCTGCTGGCTGCGGCCCGTGGCTTAA
- a CDS encoding alpha/beta hydrolase: protein MKQPSVLLLPGWQNSGPGHWQSEWERLHGDLRVQQHDWMRPLRGDWSARLEEVVADTQAPVLLAAHSLGCILVAWWAAHTRHADKVAGALLVAPGDVERPDLSAQIRGWAPVARRPLPFPSVVVGSQDDPYCSPERARALAEDWGARFVDLGRRGHINAESGLGEWTEGRALLLSLTNKD, encoded by the coding sequence ATGAAGCAACCCAGCGTACTCCTCCTGCCCGGCTGGCAGAACTCCGGCCCCGGCCATTGGCAGAGCGAATGGGAGCGGCTGCACGGCGACCTGCGCGTGCAGCAGCATGACTGGATGCGTCCGCTGCGCGGCGACTGGAGCGCGCGGCTCGAGGAGGTCGTGGCCGACACGCAGGCTCCGGTGCTGCTGGCCGCGCACAGCCTGGGCTGCATTCTGGTCGCGTGGTGGGCCGCGCACACGCGCCACGCAGACAAGGTGGCGGGGGCGCTGCTCGTGGCGCCGGGGGATGTGGAGCGGCCCGACCTGTCGGCGCAGATCCGTGGCTGGGCGCCCGTCGCGCGCCGGCCGCTGCCCTTTCCCTCCGTGGTCGTGGGCAGCCAGGACGACCCGTACTGCAGCCCCGAGCGCGCACGCGCCCTGGCCGAGGACTGGGGCGCGCGCTTCGTCGATCTGGGCCGGCGCGGCCATATCAACGCCGAATCGGGGCTGGGCGAATGGACCGAGGGCAGGGCGCTGCTGCTCTCACTGACGAACAAGGATTGA
- a CDS encoding tripartite tricarboxylate transporter substrate binding protein: MKTVLRGALAACALACAAAAALAQTYPSGPVTLVVPFAAGSGTDSVARAVAAGLADRLGHPVIVDNKPGANAQVAAQFVTKAKPDGYTLFMTTNTSHSANPALYKNLKYDPIKDFTPVARVGELPFALAVHPSLPVKTLAELLDYARAHPGQLSYATPNSTSLVAMESIKHITGIDVLGVPYKSSPQAMTDLVGGQVQVYVADLGSGMGMLKTDKVRTLGITTAEPTPLLPGVPPIGQTVKGFDLTSWNGIFGPAGLPPAVVQRLNTELQAVLADRALQDKLAQIGFRVWPSKTPDEFAQYVAGQLTHWRTLIQQAGIQPE; the protein is encoded by the coding sequence ATGAAGACTGTGCTTCGCGGCGCCCTGGCCGCCTGCGCGCTGGCATGCGCGGCCGCAGCGGCCCTGGCTCAGACCTACCCCAGCGGCCCCGTCACCCTGGTCGTTCCGTTTGCGGCCGGCAGCGGCACCGACTCGGTGGCGCGCGCCGTGGCCGCGGGGCTGGCCGATCGGCTCGGCCACCCGGTGATCGTGGACAACAAGCCCGGCGCCAATGCCCAGGTGGCGGCGCAGTTCGTCACCAAGGCCAAACCGGACGGCTACACGCTGTTCATGACGACCAACACCTCGCATTCGGCCAACCCGGCGCTGTACAAGAACCTCAAGTACGACCCGATCAAGGACTTCACGCCCGTGGCGCGCGTGGGCGAGCTGCCGTTCGCGCTGGCCGTGCACCCGTCGCTGCCCGTGAAGACGCTGGCCGAGCTGCTCGACTACGCGCGCGCCCACCCGGGCCAGCTGAGCTACGCCACGCCCAACAGCACCTCGCTGGTGGCCATGGAGAGCATCAAGCACATCACCGGGATCGACGTGCTCGGCGTGCCCTACAAGTCCAGCCCTCAGGCCATGACGGATCTGGTCGGCGGACAGGTGCAGGTGTATGTGGCCGACCTGGGCTCGGGCATGGGCATGCTCAAGACCGACAAGGTGCGCACGCTGGGCATCACCACGGCCGAGCCCACGCCGCTGCTGCCGGGCGTGCCGCCCATAGGCCAGACGGTCAAGGGCTTTGACCTGACCTCGTGGAACGGCATCTTCGGCCCCGCGGGCCTGCCGCCGGCCGTGGTGCAGCGCCTGAACACCGAGCTGCAGGCCGTGCTGGCCGACAGGGCGCTGCAGGACAAGCTCGCGCAGATCGGCTTTCGTGTCTGGCCCAGCAAGACGCCCGATGAGTTTGCGCAGTACGTGGCCGGGCAACTCACGCACTGGCGCACGCTGATCCAGCAGGCCGGCATTCAGCCCGAGTGA
- a CDS encoding ParB/RepB/Spo0J family partition protein, with product MVTKKPKGLGRGLEALLGPKVEDRVEQAAAAAQGLPSTLALEQLVPGVYQPRTRMDEGALYELAESIKAQGVMQPILVRRLAGGEHAGKYEIIAGERRFRASRLAGLSEVPVLVRDVPDESAAAMALIENIQREDLNPLEEAQGLQRLVREFGLTHEQAAQAVGRSRSAASNLLRLLNLAEPVQTMLMAGDIDMGHARALLSLDRATQITAGNQIAARKLSVREAEGLVKKLGAEFNLTPQKPKKDKSRDVRRIEEELSDLLMAEVEVRVKKRVKRGSRVDEMGELAIGFGSLEELNGLIERLSRS from the coding sequence ATGGTCACCAAGAAACCCAAGGGCCTGGGACGCGGCCTCGAGGCCCTGCTGGGCCCCAAGGTCGAGGACAGGGTGGAGCAGGCCGCTGCTGCGGCCCAGGGCCTGCCCAGCACGCTGGCGCTGGAGCAGCTCGTGCCCGGCGTCTACCAGCCGCGCACGCGCATGGACGAGGGTGCGCTCTACGAGCTGGCCGAATCCATCAAGGCCCAGGGGGTGATGCAACCCATCCTGGTGCGGCGCCTGGCCGGTGGCGAGCATGCGGGCAAGTACGAGATCATCGCGGGCGAGCGGCGCTTTCGGGCCTCGCGCCTGGCGGGTCTCAGCGAGGTGCCGGTGCTGGTGCGCGACGTGCCCGACGAGTCCGCCGCCGCCATGGCGCTCATAGAGAACATCCAGCGCGAGGATCTGAACCCGCTCGAGGAGGCCCAGGGCCTGCAACGCCTGGTGCGCGAGTTCGGCCTCACGCACGAGCAGGCGGCCCAGGCCGTGGGCCGATCGCGCAGCGCGGCCAGCAACCTGCTGCGGCTGCTCAACCTGGCCGAGCCGGTGCAGACCATGCTCATGGCCGGCGACATCGACATGGGCCATGCGCGCGCGCTGCTGTCGCTGGACCGCGCCACGCAGATCACGGCGGGCAACCAGATCGCGGCCAGGAAGCTCTCGGTGCGCGAGGCCGAGGGCCTGGTGAAGAAGCTGGGCGCCGAGTTCAATCTGACGCCGCAAAAGCCCAAGAAGGACAAGTCGCGCGACGTCAGGCGCATCGAGGAGGAACTGTCGGACCTGCTCATGGCCGAGGTCGAGGTGCGCGTGAAAAAGCGCGTCAAGCGCGGCAGCCGCGTGGACGAGATGGGCGAGCTGGCCATAGGCTTCGGCTCGCTCGAGGAGCTCAACGGCCTCATCGAGCGTCTGAGCAGGTCATGA
- a CDS encoding sel1 repeat family protein encodes MAALTALAERDPKAAYDLGLRLLRGDGVERNTHQAIEWMRKAGGRGHGAAQFELGRMYLVGIEEMGPDPAEAESWLTLAAAQGNKEAARLLPQAQAAKRDAQGNYQARKELRDSWYGWYIHAPYYWVWGPSGWYLR; translated from the coding sequence ATGGCAGCCCTGACCGCGCTGGCCGAACGCGACCCCAAGGCCGCATACGATCTGGGCCTGCGCCTGCTGCGCGGGGACGGCGTGGAGCGCAACACCCACCAGGCCATCGAATGGATGCGCAAAGCGGGCGGCCGCGGCCATGGCGCCGCCCAGTTCGAGCTCGGCCGCATGTATCTGGTGGGAATCGAGGAGATGGGCCCCGATCCGGCAGAGGCCGAATCCTGGCTCACCCTCGCCGCCGCACAGGGCAACAAGGAGGCTGCACGCCTTTTGCCCCAGGCACAGGCCGCCAAACGAGACGCCCAGGGCAACTACCAGGCGCGCAAGGAACTGCGTGACTCCTGGTACGGCTGGTACATCCACGCGCCCTATTACTGGGTCTGGGGTCCATCGGGCTGGTACCTGCGTTGA
- a CDS encoding MFS transporter, translating into MTTATPSLRQDARTIGLIGLAHGSSHFFHMLLPPLFPFLIADFGYSYSELGLLLSVFFVVSGTGQALSGFLVDKVGARPVLFAALTSFATAGLVAGSAGGYTGLVLAAVLAGLGNAPFHPVDFTILNKRVSPARLGHGFSVHGISGNLGWATAPVFMAGIATATGSWRMACFSGALLALLVLAIMVWHRDALDDRQGAWAHQAKGVAGGTAAPEHPMAFLKLPAVWLCFSFFFWSTCSLSAIQSFAAPSLQNLYGLPLSLTTMVVTGYMLCGAAGMVIGGFLVGRVERLEKTISICLLASATLLVLVGLGVLPGMVALVVASLAGMGIGIAGPSRDMLIKRAAPPGATGRVYGTVYSGLDLGFCLAAPVFGAMLDAQMNASIFHGSALALVLSVVSAGFVGAGVAARRLRAA; encoded by the coding sequence ATGACGACCGCCACCCCCTCCCTGCGCCAGGACGCGCGCACCATCGGCCTGATCGGCCTGGCGCATGGCTCCTCGCATTTCTTTCACATGTTGCTGCCGCCGCTGTTCCCGTTCCTGATCGCGGACTTCGGCTACAGCTATTCGGAGCTCGGCCTGCTGCTCTCGGTGTTCTTCGTGGTTTCGGGCACGGGGCAGGCGCTGTCGGGCTTTCTGGTGGACAAGGTGGGCGCGCGCCCGGTGCTGTTCGCGGCGCTGACCAGCTTTGCCACGGCCGGGCTGGTGGCGGGCAGCGCCGGCGGCTACACGGGCCTGGTGCTGGCGGCGGTGCTCGCGGGCCTGGGCAATGCGCCGTTTCACCCGGTGGACTTCACCATTCTCAACAAGCGCGTGTCGCCCGCGCGGCTGGGCCATGGCTTCTCGGTGCACGGCATCTCGGGCAACCTGGGCTGGGCCACGGCGCCGGTGTTCATGGCCGGCATCGCCACGGCCACGGGCTCTTGGCGCATGGCCTGCTTCAGCGGCGCGCTGCTGGCGCTGCTGGTGCTGGCCATCATGGTCTGGCACCGCGACGCGCTCGACGACCGCCAGGGCGCCTGGGCGCACCAGGCCAAGGGCGTGGCGGGCGGCACGGCGGCGCCCGAGCATCCCATGGCCTTCCTCAAGCTGCCGGCCGTGTGGCTGTGCTTCTCGTTCTTCTTCTGGAGCACCTGCTCGCTCAGCGCCATCCAGAGCTTTGCCGCGCCGTCGCTGCAGAACCTCTATGGCCTGCCGCTGTCGCTGACCACCATGGTCGTCACCGGTTACATGCTCTGCGGCGCCGCGGGCATGGTCATCGGCGGCTTCCTCGTGGGCCGCGTGGAGCGGCTCGAGAAGACCATCAGCATCTGCCTCTTGGCCTCGGCCACGCTGCTGGTGCTGGTGGGCCTGGGCGTGCTGCCGGGCATGGTGGCGCTGGTGGTGGCCTCGCTCGCGGGCATGGGCATAGGCATTGCGGGCCCCTCGCGCGACATGCTCATCAAGCGCGCCGCGCCGCCCGGCGCCACGGGGCGCGTCTATGGCACGGTGTATTCGGGGCTGGACCTGGGCTTTTGCCTGGCGGCGCCGGTGTTCGGCGCCATGCTGGACGCGCAGATGAATGCCAGCATCTTCCATGGCTCGGCCCTGGCCCTGGTGCTGAGCGTGGTCTCGGCCGGCTTCGTGGGCGCGGGCGTGGCGGCGCGGCGGCTGCGGGCAGCCTGA